In Paracoccus fistulariae, a single window of DNA contains:
- a CDS encoding ribonuclease E/G, translating into MKGRQVVLGHMFGAEAAALMVDGQLVDLMADPGALAPLRPAAICRGVVERLMKGQGGAFVRLPDGQRGYLRERSGVREGQPMLVQIAGVADEGKAIPLSPRLTFRGRCALVTPGAPGVNVSRRIRDAETRSELQQLGQDALGERAHGIVMRSAAETADLDEIAEELRQLLDLADQITAEATGEAELLLDAPDAWEQAWMDWADPAPDAVEEGEGSFDRFGVTDAIDALLSSRVDLQQGASAYIETTRALTAIDVNTGADTTPAASLKANIALARELPRQLRLRGLGGQIVVDFAPMPKRDRATLDQVLKAAFKGESAETSLVGWTTMGLYEINKKRDRVALARLFAGEGKD; encoded by the coding sequence ATGAAGGGACGGCAGGTCGTTCTGGGGCATATGTTCGGGGCCGAGGCCGCTGCGCTGATGGTGGACGGTCAGCTTGTCGATCTGATGGCTGATCCGGGTGCGCTGGCGCCCCTGCGTCCCGCTGCAATCTGTCGCGGCGTGGTCGAGCGGCTGATGAAGGGGCAGGGCGGCGCATTCGTCCGCCTTCCCGATGGCCAGCGCGGCTACCTGCGAGAGCGGTCCGGCGTGCGTGAGGGTCAGCCCATGCTGGTCCAGATCGCGGGCGTAGCCGATGAAGGCAAGGCGATCCCGCTGTCGCCGCGGCTGACCTTTCGGGGCCGTTGCGCCCTGGTGACGCCGGGGGCGCCGGGTGTAAATGTCTCTCGCCGTATCCGCGATGCCGAGACGCGCAGCGAATTGCAGCAGCTTGGGCAAGACGCGCTTGGTGAGCGCGCCCATGGCATCGTCATGCGCAGCGCGGCGGAAACGGCTGATCTGGACGAGATCGCCGAAGAACTGCGGCAATTGCTGGACCTGGCCGACCAGATCACCGCGGAAGCGACGGGTGAGGCCGAACTGCTGCTGGACGCCCCCGATGCCTGGGAGCAGGCCTGGATGGATTGGGCCGATCCCGCGCCGGATGCCGTGGAAGAGGGCGAGGGCAGCTTTGACCGGTTCGGCGTGACCGATGCCATTGACGCGCTGCTGTCATCGCGCGTCGATCTGCAGCAGGGCGCCAGCGCCTATATCGAGACGACCCGGGCGCTGACCGCCATCGACGTCAATACCGGCGCGGATACGACGCCTGCCGCCTCGCTCAAGGCGAATATCGCCCTGGCGCGCGAGTTGCCGCGGCAATTGCGCTTGCGTGGCCTGGGCGGGCAGATCGTCGTCGATTTCGCCCCCATGCCCAAGCGTGACCGCGCGACGCTGGATCAGGTTCTGAAGGCTGCATTCAAGGGCGAAAGCGCCGAGACCTCGCTGGTCGGCTGGACCACGATGGGACTTTACGAGATCAACAAGAAGCGCGACCGGGTCGCCCTGGCGCGTCTCTTTGCCGGGGAAGGAAAGGACTGA
- a CDS encoding ATP-binding protein, with translation MNPSDLSAPLERIAAALERLAPAPAPLPRFTEAEAYVWHPDPDRLEPVETVARVDLAQLIGIDRAKDTLLANTLQFARGYGANNALLWGARGMGKSSLVKAVHAEAVAQGLPLVLVEIAREDLDSVGRLLAILGRAADRRFLLFSDDLSFSHDDTQYKSLKAVLDGGISGRPANVILYATSNRRHLMPRDMIENERSTAIHPGEAVEEKVSLSDRFGLWLGFHSCSQDEYLAMVAGYCDAYGLEIAGEKLRAEAIEWQATRGGRSGRVAWQFFTDLAGRQGVSV, from the coding sequence ATGAACCCGTCAGACCTGAGCGCGCCATTGGAGCGGATCGCAGCCGCGCTTGAACGGCTTGCGCCCGCGCCCGCGCCGCTTCCCCGGTTCACAGAGGCCGAGGCCTATGTCTGGCACCCCGATCCCGACCGCCTTGAGCCGGTCGAAACGGTGGCGCGGGTGGATCTTGCGCAGTTGATCGGCATTGACCGGGCCAAGGACACGCTGCTGGCCAATACGCTGCAATTCGCCCGCGGTTACGGCGCCAATAACGCGCTTCTCTGGGGCGCGCGCGGGATGGGAAAATCCTCATTGGTGAAGGCGGTTCATGCCGAGGCCGTGGCGCAGGGCCTGCCGCTTGTTCTGGTGGAAATCGCGCGCGAGGATCTGGATAGCGTCGGACGGCTTCTGGCAATTCTGGGCCGCGCTGCGGACCGGCGTTTCCTGCTGTTTTCGGATGATCTTTCGTTCAGCCATGACGACACGCAGTATAAATCGCTCAAGGCGGTGCTGGATGGCGGCATCAGCGGTCGGCCTGCCAATGTGATTCTCTATGCGACCTCGAACCGCCGTCATCTGATGCCGCGCGACATGATCGAGAACGAACGCTCGACCGCGATCCATCCCGGCGAAGCGGTCGAGGAAAAGGTCTCGCTATCGGACAGGTTCGGGCTTTGGCTGGGCTTTCACAGCTGTTCGCAGGACGAATATCTGGCCATGGTCGCGGGCTATTGCGATGCCTATGGACTTGAAATTGCAGGTGAAAAACTGCGGGCCGAGGCGATTGAATGGCAGGCGACCCGTGGCGGTCGTTCTGGCCGCGTTGCCTGGCAGTTCTTTACCGATCTGGCGGGACGGCAGGGCGTCTCGGTCTGA
- a CDS encoding DNA gyrase inhibitor YacG yields MACPICDKKSQPEYRPFCSKRCADVDLARWLRGDYVIPGAPLDEIASDEEEREIKNSDLGLDSRAKRP; encoded by the coding sequence ATGGCCTGCCCGATCTGCGACAAGAAAAGCCAGCCGGAATACCGCCCCTTCTGTTCGAAACGCTGCGCCGATGTCGATCTGGCCCGCTGGCTGCGCGGCGACTATGTCATCCCCGGCGCGCCACTGGACGAGATCGCCTCGGATGAAGAAGAGCGAGAGATAAAAAACAGCGATTTGGGGCTGGACAGTCGCGCGAAGCGCCCGTAA
- a CDS encoding retropepsin-like aspartic protease family protein: MPTDDTMQLVYYALLLVVIGGALLFELSGRGSKARRQLALWVVIFAGVTLVAKMWDDGGMSRQQVLADGRIEIPAGRDGHFRLDAQVNGETIRFMVDTGASTIALGPDDARRVGIDPDDLAYIGSALTANGEVQTAPVTLEELAIGDIVDRNVRAWVIGGDLDGSLLGMSYLRTFARVSFEGDRLILER; the protein is encoded by the coding sequence ATGCCCACCGATGACACGATGCAGCTTGTCTATTATGCGCTGCTGCTGGTCGTGATCGGCGGCGCCCTGCTGTTCGAGCTGTCGGGCCGCGGCAGCAAGGCGCGGCGGCAACTGGCGCTGTGGGTGGTGATCTTCGCCGGTGTCACGCTGGTGGCGAAGATGTGGGACGATGGCGGCATGTCGCGACAGCAGGTGCTGGCCGATGGCCGAATCGAGATCCCGGCCGGGCGCGACGGGCATTTCCGGCTTGACGCGCAGGTCAATGGCGAGACGATCCGTTTCATGGTCGATACCGGCGCCTCGACCATCGCGCTTGGGCCCGATGACGCCCGCAGGGTCGGGATCGACCCCGACGATCTGGCCTATATCGGCTCTGCCCTGACCGCGAATGGCGAGGTGCAGACCGCGCCCGTGACCCTGGAAGAGCTGGCCATCGGCGATATCGTCGACCGCAATGTCAGGGCCTGGGTGATCGGTGGCGATCTGGACGGATCGCTTCTGGGCATGTCCTATCTGCGCACCTTCGCCCGTGTCAGCTTTGAAGGCGACAGGCTGATACTGGAACGATAA
- a CDS encoding twin-arginine translocase TatA/TatE family subunit, translated as MFNNIGLPGLLLIAVVVLVLFGRGKVSSLMGEVGKGITAFKKGVNDSNNEIEKAADTTGEVPGEKARDVTPHTTDQTTDRS; from the coding sequence ATGTTCAACAATATCGGCCTTCCCGGCCTTCTTCTGATCGCGGTCGTCGTTCTTGTCCTGTTTGGCCGGGGCAAGGTGTCGTCGCTGATGGGCGAGGTTGGAAAGGGCATTACCGCCTTCAAGAAGGGCGTGAATGACAGCAATAACGAAATCGAAAAGGCGGCAGACACGACCGGTGAGGTGCCGGGCGAGAAAGCCCGTGACGTGACGCCGCATACCACCGATCAGACCACCGACCGCAGCTAA
- a CDS encoding Maf family protein has protein sequence MTPRLILGSASPRRLQLLAQIGITPDELRAADIDETPRKDEAPRDYVRRIALAKAAALGAKPGEVLLCADTTVALGRRILGKPEDRDEAARFMRLMSGRRHRVLTAIVLHRDGDSRARLVETQVRMRPIAAAELERYLEIGDWQGKAGAYAIQGAAAAFIPWIQGSFSSVVGLPLAETAAMLASAGIFGKKVQP, from the coding sequence ATGACGCCGCGGCTGATCCTTGGATCTGCAAGCCCGCGGCGATTGCAGTTGCTTGCGCAGATCGGCATTACGCCTGACGAATTGCGGGCCGCCGATATTGACGAAACCCCCCGCAAGGACGAAGCGCCGCGTGACTATGTCCGCCGCATCGCGCTGGCCAAGGCCGCAGCCCTGGGCGCGAAGCCGGGCGAGGTCCTGCTGTGCGCTGATACCACCGTCGCGCTTGGTCGCCGTATTCTGGGAAAGCCGGAAGATCGCGACGAGGCGGCGCGTTTCATGCGGCTGATGTCCGGCCGCAGGCATCGCGTTCTGACTGCGATCGTCCTGCACCGGGACGGAGATTCGCGCGCGAGGCTGGTGGAAACGCAGGTCCGCATGCGCCCGATCGCTGCCGCCGAACTGGAACGCTATCTGGAGATCGGCGACTGGCAGGGCAAGGCCGGCGCCTATGCCATCCAGGGCGCCGCCGCCGCCTTTATCCCGTGGATCCAGGGCTCTTTCTCATCGGTGGTGGGGCTGCCACTTGCGGAAACGGCGGCGATGCTGGCCTCTGCCGGTATTTTTGGAAAGAAGGTTCAGCCATGA
- the tatC gene encoding twin-arginine translocase subunit TatC: MASTPLQDDELDDSSAPLIEHLAELRTRIMWSLAAFIVAMVLCYTVWQPIYNILTQPICAALEARGQNCQLQIIKLQEGFFTAINISFFGGFALSFPVIAHQLWRFVAPGLYRSEKAAFLPFLLASPLMFALGATFAYYIILPMAYDFFLSFQQAPVVATTDEVTTTDSVAGIAFQGSMQEYLSLTIKFILAFGLSFQLPVLLTLMGKAGLVSANGLASVRRYAVVAILALAAVATPPDVISQIILFTVVFALYEVSIHLIRRIEKRREAEMRAAGTWVEDEDEGQA, translated from the coding sequence TTGGCCTCTACGCCCCTCCAGGATGATGAGCTTGACGACAGCTCGGCCCCGCTGATCGAGCATCTGGCCGAGCTGCGGACGCGGATCATGTGGTCGCTGGCGGCGTTCATCGTCGCCATGGTGCTGTGCTACACCGTCTGGCAGCCGATCTATAACATCCTGACGCAGCCGATCTGTGCTGCGCTTGAGGCGCGAGGCCAGAATTGCCAGTTGCAGATCATCAAGCTGCAAGAGGGCTTCTTTACCGCCATCAACATTTCTTTCTTCGGCGGCTTCGCGCTGTCCTTTCCGGTCATCGCCCACCAGCTTTGGCGCTTTGTCGCGCCCGGCCTGTACCGGTCCGAAAAGGCGGCCTTTCTGCCCTTCCTGCTGGCCTCGCCCCTGATGTTCGCGCTTGGCGCGACATTCGCCTATTACATCATCCTGCCAATGGCTTATGACTTCTTCCTCAGCTTCCAGCAGGCCCCGGTGGTGGCGACGACGGATGAGGTGACAACCACCGACAGCGTGGCGGGCATCGCCTTCCAGGGCTCGATGCAGGAATATCTGAGCCTGACGATCAAGTTCATCCTGGCCTTCGGGCTCAGCTTTCAATTGCCGGTGCTGCTGACGCTGATGGGCAAGGCGGGGCTGGTTTCGGCGAACGGTCTGGCCTCGGTGCGTCGTTATGCGGTGGTGGCGATCCTGGCGCTGGCCGCGGTCGCGACCCCGCCGGACGTGATCTCCCAGATCATCCTGTTCACGGTGGTTTTCGCGCTTTACGAAGTCTCGATCCACCTGATCCGCCGCATCGAAAAGCGCCGCGAGGCCGAGATGCGCGCAGCGGGCACCTGGGTCGAGGATGAGGACGAAGGTCAGGCATGA
- a CDS encoding ETC complex I subunit, giving the protein MRVRIYQPARNAMQSGVARTKVWVLEYPPADPREIDPLMGWTSSDDTQSQVRLRFETRKQAEDYARDKGLDYVVQEPHSRAANVRPRGYGENFATDRRAPWTH; this is encoded by the coding sequence ATGCGCGTTCGAATCTATCAGCCCGCCCGCAATGCGATGCAGTCCGGCGTGGCACGGACCAAGGTCTGGGTTCTGGAATACCCGCCGGCTGATCCGCGAGAGATTGACCCGCTGATGGGCTGGACCAGCAGCGACGACACCCAAAGCCAGGTGCGCCTGCGGTTCGAGACGCGCAAGCAGGCCGAAGATTACGCCCGCGACAAGGGGCTGGATTACGTGGTGCAGGAACCGCATTCCCGCGCCGCCAATGTCCGCCCGCGCGGCTATGGCGAAAATTTCGCCACCGACCGTCGCGCGCCCTGGACACATTGA
- the uvrB gene encoding excinuclease ABC subunit UvrB — MGHNNTNAPVHRFDEVTRPKLEGGKRFVMASEFKPAGDQPTAIAELAQGVRDGERDQVLLGATGTGKTYTMAKVIEETQRPAIILAPNKTLAAQLYGEFKGFFPDNAVEYFVSYYDYYQPEAYVARSDTYIEKESQINEAIDRMRHSATRALLERDDVIIVASVSCIYGIGSVETYSAMTQDMIVGQSYDQREFLGQLVAQQYRRLDSAFQRGCFRVRGDLVEVWPAHLEDRAWRFDFFGNELEAITEFDPLTGKKTDNFKQIRIYANSHYVTPRPTMQQAIKGIRKELTQRLQQLQEEGKLLEAQRLEQRTNFDLEMLEATGVCNGIENYSRYLTGRAPGEPPPTLFEFIPDNAIVFADESHVSVPQIGGMYRGDFRRKFTLAEHGFRLPSCMDNRPLKFEEWDAMRPQSVFVSATPANWEMDQTGGVFTEQVIRPTGLLDPQVEIRPVEMQVDDLLDEVRRVSAAGMRTLVTTLTKRMAEDLTEYLHEQGVKVRYMHSDIDTIERIEILRDLRLGAFDVLVGINLLREGLDIPECGLVAILDADKEGFLRSETSLIQTIGRAARNADGRVILYADKITGSMERAMAETERRRQKQMAYNEEHGITPQTVRKNVEDVLAGLWQGDTDQSRITTKIDKPMVGSNLAAHLDALRSQMRKAAENLEFEEAARLRDEVKRLEAVDLAIADDPLARQSVIEDAAEAAVKSSGRSTAGRAGQRGGNKRSKRRSSG, encoded by the coding sequence ATGGGTCACAATAACACAAACGCACCGGTTCATCGCTTTGACGAGGTCACCCGCCCCAAGCTTGAGGGCGGCAAGCGCTTCGTCATGGCCAGCGAATTCAAGCCCGCAGGCGATCAGCCGACGGCGATTGCCGAACTGGCGCAGGGCGTCAGGGATGGTGAGCGGGATCAGGTTCTGCTGGGCGCCACCGGTACCGGCAAAACCTACACCATGGCCAAGGTGATCGAAGAGACACAGCGCCCGGCCATCATCCTGGCCCCGAACAAGACCCTGGCAGCGCAATTATACGGCGAATTCAAGGGCTTCTTTCCGGATAACGCGGTCGAATATTTCGTCAGCTATTACGACTATTACCAGCCCGAGGCCTATGTCGCCCGCAGCGATACCTATATCGAGAAGGAATCGCAGATCAACGAGGCCATCGACCGGATGCGCCACAGTGCCACCCGCGCGCTGCTGGAACGCGACGATGTGATCATCGTGGCCTCGGTCAGCTGCATCTATGGCATCGGCTCGGTCGAGACCTATTCGGCCATGACGCAGGACATGATCGTCGGCCAATCCTATGATCAGCGCGAATTTCTGGGGCAACTGGTCGCGCAGCAATACCGGCGGCTGGACAGCGCATTCCAGCGCGGCTGCTTTCGCGTGCGCGGCGATTTGGTCGAAGTCTGGCCCGCCCACCTGGAAGACCGCGCCTGGCGCTTTGATTTCTTCGGAAACGAGTTGGAGGCGATCACGGAATTCGACCCTCTGACCGGGAAAAAGACGGATAATTTCAAGCAGATCCGTATCTATGCCAACAGCCATTACGTGACGCCGCGCCCGACCATGCAGCAGGCGATCAAGGGCATCCGGAAGGAGCTGACCCAACGGCTGCAGCAGTTGCAGGAAGAGGGCAAGCTGCTGGAAGCCCAGCGGCTGGAGCAGCGCACCAATTTCGATCTGGAGATGCTGGAGGCCACGGGCGTCTGCAACGGGATCGAGAATTACAGCCGCTATCTGACCGGTCGCGCGCCGGGCGAGCCGCCGCCGACCCTGTTCGAATTCATCCCCGATAATGCCATCGTCTTTGCCGATGAATCCCATGTCAGCGTGCCCCAGATCGGCGGCATGTATCGCGGCGACTTCCGGCGCAAATTCACGCTGGCGGAGCACGGTTTCCGCCTGCCCAGTTGCATGGACAACCGCCCGCTGAAATTCGAGGAATGGGACGCGATGCGGCCGCAATCCGTCTTCGTCAGCGCGACGCCCGCGAATTGGGAAATGGATCAGACCGGCGGTGTCTTTACCGAACAGGTGATCCGCCCCACCGGCCTTCTGGATCCGCAGGTCGAGATCCGCCCCGTCGAGATGCAGGTCGATGATCTGCTGGATGAGGTGCGGCGGGTCTCGGCGGCGGGAATGCGGACGCTGGTGACGACCCTGACCAAGCGCATGGCCGAGGATCTGACCGAATATCTGCACGAACAGGGCGTCAAGGTCCGCTATATGCACAGCGATATCGACACGATCGAGCGGATCGAGATCCTGCGCGACCTGCGCCTTGGGGCCTTTGATGTTCTGGTCGGGATCAACCTGCTGCGCGAGGGGCTGGATATTCCGGAATGCGGGCTGGTGGCGATTCTGGATGCGGATAAAGAGGGCTTCCTGCGCAGCGAAACCTCGCTCATTCAGACGATCGGGCGCGCGGCGCGGAATGCGGATGGCCGGGTGATCCTCTATGCCGACAAGATTACCGGCAGCATGGAACGCGCCATGGCCGAGACAGAGCGGCGCCGTCAGAAGCAGATGGCCTATAACGAAGAGCACGGCATCACCCCGCAGACGGTGCGCAAGAATGTCGAGGATGTTCTGGCCGGTCTGTGGCAGGGCGATACCGACCAGTCGCGGATCACCACCAAGATCGACAAGCCGATGGTCGGGTCGAACCTGGCCGCCCATCTTGACGCGCTGCGCAGCCAGATGCGCAAGGCCGCCGAAAATCTGGAATTCGAAGAGGCCGCCCGACTGCGTGATGAGGTGAAGCGTCTGGAAGCGGTCGATCTGGCGATTGCCGACGACCCGCTTGCCCGGCAATCGGTGATCGAGGACGCGGCCGAGGCTGCCGTCAAGTCGTCGGGCCGATCCACCGCCGGTCGGGCCGGGCAGCGCGGCGGCAATAAAAGGTCGAAGCGCCGGTCCAGCGGTTGA
- a CDS encoding FliM/FliN family flagellar motor C-terminal domain-containing protein yields the protein MTAAVEQSESLGVLRRLIAAREQAMSDGDRPPQFPQPVVQTPTRAAATAVGRAAERLYQLGVQPISIDIGALTQAEITEVLPDPALLAMVQGPGESVGVMALCPETVTALIEIQALGRVTTRPAERRRLTRSDALLCVDFVNGMLTELATEMMGVEGSEDFAGYRYATHLDDPRPLALMLEEKPYRSLDFRLRLGGNDGREARIFMALPHVHGSSLPSQPAPRSETAGRASAADTRPAPQHVGVLMEAMQEAPIELIGVLFRRQVSLKDLRGLEPGKILPLPRVNIAAARLETTDGQLLATGKFGEAEGCHAIRLGRDATTTAEPVQPAPVTPTTEPLPHDAFGPDEFRNDAMPGSEIVETQPQTVPKAVSNG from the coding sequence ATGACGGCAGCGGTTGAACAATCGGAAAGTCTCGGCGTTCTTCGCCGTTTGATCGCGGCGCGGGAACAGGCGATGTCGGATGGCGACCGGCCGCCGCAATTCCCCCAGCCTGTGGTGCAGACGCCGACACGGGCCGCCGCCACGGCGGTCGGCCGCGCGGCAGAACGCTTGTATCAGCTGGGCGTGCAGCCGATCTCGATTGACATAGGGGCATTGACCCAGGCCGAAATCACCGAGGTGCTGCCGGATCCGGCCTTGCTGGCAATGGTGCAGGGGCCGGGTGAATCGGTCGGCGTCATGGCGCTTTGCCCCGAAACGGTCACCGCGCTGATCGAGATCCAGGCGCTTGGCCGCGTGACCACCCGCCCGGCCGAGCGGCGCAGGCTGACCCGAAGCGATGCCCTGCTCTGCGTGGATTTCGTCAATGGCATGCTGACCGAACTGGCGACCGAGATGATGGGCGTCGAAGGCAGCGAGGATTTCGCCGGGTATCGCTATGCGACGCATCTGGACGACCCGCGTCCGCTGGCCCTGATGCTGGAAGAGAAACCCTATCGCAGTCTGGACTTCCGCCTGCGTCTTGGCGGCAATGATGGCCGCGAGGCCCGCATTTTCATGGCCTTGCCGCATGTTCACGGCAGCAGCCTGCCCTCGCAGCCCGCGCCACGTAGCGAAACAGCCGGGCGGGCTTCGGCCGCCGACACCCGCCCCGCCCCGCAGCATGTGGGCGTCTTGATGGAGGCGATGCAAGAAGCGCCCATTGAACTGATCGGCGTGCTGTTTCGTCGTCAGGTCTCGCTGAAGGATCTTCGCGGGCTGGAGCCGGGCAAGATCCTGCCTTTGCCGCGCGTCAACATCGCCGCCGCCCGGCTTGAGACGACGGACGGGCAATTGCTTGCCACCGGAAAGTTCGGAGAGGCCGAGGGATGCCACGCCATCCGCCTGGGCCGCGATGCCACGACCACTGCCGAGCCTGTTCAGCCCGCGCCCGTCACCCCCACGACCGAGCCTTTGCCGCATGACGCTTTCGGCCCCGATGAGTTCCGAAACGATGCCATGCCCGGCTCTGAAATCGTGGAAACGCAGCCTCAAACGGTGCCAAAGGCGGTATCAAATGGGTGA
- a CDS encoding I78 family peptidase inhibitor, protein MKMSFLSRIIVPLVAISAISGCNSTSSVRSCAEARQQVQVGTNIGDITLPSGIPTRVISPGMAMTEDYSPNRLNVFVDDKGWIARVTCG, encoded by the coding sequence ATGAAAATGTCATTCCTGTCGCGAATAATTGTTCCTCTGGTCGCAATCTCGGCGATTTCAGGCTGCAATTCGACCAGCTCCGTGCGCAGCTGCGCCGAGGCAAGGCAGCAGGTGCAGGTCGGGACGAATATCGGCGATATCACCCTGCCCAGCGGAATACCGACCCGGGTCATCTCTCCCGGCATGGCGATGACCGAAGATTACAGCCCCAACCGGCTGAACGTCTTTGTCGATGACAAGGGCTGGATCGCGCGCGTAACCTGCGGCTGA
- the infA gene encoding translation initiation factor IF-1 translates to MAKEEMLEFPGVVKELLPNATFRVELENGHEIIAHMAGKMRKNRIRVLAGDKVQVEMNTYDLTKGRINYRFK, encoded by the coding sequence ATGGCCAAGGAAGAAATGCTCGAATTTCCCGGCGTCGTGAAGGAACTCCTGCCAAATGCGACATTCCGGGTCGAGCTTGAAAACGGCCATGAAATCATCGCACATATGGCGGGCAAGATGCGCAAGAACCGCATCCGTGTTCTGGCCGGTGACAAGGTTCAGGTGGAAATGAACACCTATGACCTGACCAAGGGGCGGATCAATTACCGCTTCAAGTGA
- a CDS encoding superoxide dismutase family protein has translation MMTRFGFALGLALLASPLMAQDTAPADSGAEMPEPAAAPQLEGQVPMIAEIKSATGESLGTATVSDTPSGLTLVTVELTGVTPGIHGLHIHETGTCTPPDFKSAGGHLSGDKAHGVMSPEGPHPGDMPNIHVPESGELMLEYFASGLTEQMMDDEDGSAIIIHEQPDDYFGQPTGHAGARLGCGTFAAAE, from the coding sequence ATGATGACGCGCTTTGGCTTTGCTCTTGGACTGGCCCTGCTGGCCTCGCCGCTGATGGCGCAGGACACCGCGCCCGCCGATTCCGGCGCCGAGATGCCCGAACCGGCCGCCGCCCCGCAGCTTGAAGGACAGGTCCCGATGATCGCCGAGATCAAATCCGCGACCGGGGAAAGCCTTGGCACCGCGACGGTCAGCGATACCCCGTCCGGGCTTACGCTGGTCACAGTCGAACTGACCGGCGTTACGCCCGGCATTCACGGCTTGCACATCCATGAAACCGGCACCTGCACGCCACCTGATTTCAAATCGGCGGGCGGCCACCTGTCCGGGGACAAGGCGCATGGCGTCATGTCGCCCGAAGGGCCGCATCCCGGCGACATGCCCAATATCCATGTCCCCGAAAGCGGCGAACTGATGCTGGAATATTTTGCCTCGGGCCTGACCGAACAGATGATGGATGATGAGGATGGATCGGCCATCATCATCCACGAACAGCCCGATGATTATTTCGGCCAGCCTACCGGCCATGCCGGTGCGCGTCTGGGCTGTGGCACCTTCGCCGCCGCAGAATAA
- a CDS encoding response regulator transcription factor, translated as MLDILVIENGRNVAKMAKIVLSRHGWDVAFHRKGQDCLEVIREVRPRLVILDLTSSGRAGAREDGVDILSELRRDGDLSLALTPVVMLTGGKNQRVEAIHADAVLPRPFAGRDLCAVVNRMLPGGVVERRA; from the coding sequence ATGCTGGATATTCTCGTGATTGAGAACGGGCGAAACGTCGCCAAGATGGCCAAGATCGTGCTGTCGCGACACGGCTGGGACGTCGCGTTTCACCGCAAAGGGCAGGACTGCCTTGAGGTGATACGCGAGGTGCGTCCGCGTTTGGTGATCCTTGATCTGACCTCTTCAGGCAGGGCAGGGGCCAGAGAGGACGGCGTTGATATCCTGTCCGAATTGCGGCGCGACGGCGATCTCAGCCTGGCGCTGACGCCTGTCGTGATGCTGACGGGCGGCAAGAACCAGCGGGTCGAGGCGATCCATGCCGATGCGGTTCTGCCGCGCCCCTTTGCGGGCCGGGATCTGTGCGCGGTGGTCAATCGCATGCTGCCCGGAGGCGTGGTCGAACGGCGGGCGTAA
- the tatB gene encoding Sec-independent protein translocase protein TatB, whose protein sequence is MFDIGWTELLLIGVVALIVVGPKDLPHLFHSLGRFTAKARGMAREFTSAMDEAARGSGLDEAAKTLNDVKSLTSKKSLGLDALDRAADKFEKWDPKIPTSRSNAPVDPNAPQRATDAPPPPADPQPEAQAQVAAQPGSRRLHAVRRSDRKDN, encoded by the coding sequence ATGTTCGACATCGGCTGGACCGAGCTTTTGCTGATTGGCGTGGTCGCGCTGATCGTTGTCGGTCCAAAGGATCTGCCCCATCTGTTCCACTCGCTGGGCCGGTTCACGGCCAAGGCGCGCGGCATGGCGCGCGAATTTACCTCGGCCATGGACGAGGCGGCGCGCGGATCCGGCCTGGATGAGGCGGCCAAGACGCTGAACGATGTCAAATCGCTGACATCGAAGAAATCCCTGGGTCTGGATGCGCTGGATCGCGCGGCCGACAAGTTCGAGAAATGGGATCCGAAGATTCCCACGTCGCGCAGCAACGCTCCGGTCGATCCGAATGCGCCGCAGCGCGCGACCGACGCCCCGCCGCCGCCCGCAGATCCGCAGCCGGAGGCGCAGGCGCAGGTCGCCGCGCAGCCGGGATCGCGCAGGCTGCATGCCGTGCGGCGCAGTGACAGGAAAGACAACTGA